One region of Takifugu flavidus isolate HTHZ2018 chromosome 14, ASM371156v2, whole genome shotgun sequence genomic DNA includes:
- the picalma gene encoding phosphatidylinositol binding clathrin assembly protein a isoform X14: MSGQSITDRITAAQHSVTGSAITKTVCKATTHEIMGPKKKHLDYLIQCTNEMNVNIPQLADTLFERTANTSWVVVFKSLTATHNLMVYGNERFIQYLASRNTLFNLSNFLDKSGLQGYDMSTFIRRYSRYLNEKAVSYRQVAFDFTKVKRGSDGVMRTMSTEKLLKTVPIIQNQMDVLLDFNVNANELTNGVINAAFMLLFKDAIRLFAAYNEGIINLLEKYFDMKKVQCKEGLDVYKKFLTRMTRISEFLKVAEQVGIDRGDIPDLSQFTVCAPSSLLDALEQHLASLEGKKVKDSTAASRASTLSSAVSSLANTGMSLTRVDERERQAALEEEQARLKALKEQRLKELQRNPAIATTDSSPVSTAGGTVNSVPVIDLFSTPSSTNSNSKAANDLLDLQPAFQQPLSIPATNTWGDSFSGTNPYRNTALFQSEPPALAGLFRGFPASPTPQQPQNSQSLNVDFDSVFGNNTNANNLESTVTSLTNQSTPLNGQQPHKLVSNDLDSSLANLVGNLGMSNGTAKNDLHWSQPGERKLTGGTNWQPKTAPSTTWNPANMAPSVVAFPATTPTGMMAYAMPPQMGSMMMTQPGLLYSQPGIRQANPFGTNPGAQMQFM; encoded by the exons ATGTCTGGACAGAGCATTACGGACCGGATCACCGCTGCCCAGCACAGTGTCACCGGCTCGGCCATCACCAAGACTGTGTGCAAGGCGACCACTCACGAAATCATGGGGCCTAAAAAGAAGCACTTGGATT ATTTGATTCAGTGCACGAACGAGATGAACGTGAACATCCCTCAGCTGGCCGACACCTTGTTTGAGAGGACCGCCAACACCAGCTGGGTGGTGGTGTTCAAGTCCCTCACCGCCACCCACAACCTGATGGTCTACGGCAACGAG agATTTATCCAATATTTGGCATCAAGGAACACACTATTCAACCTCAGTAATTTTTTGGACAAGAGCGGCCTCCAAG GTTACGACATGTCGACGTTCATCCGGAGGTACAGCCGCTACCTGAACGAGAAGGCGGTTTCCTACAGACAAGTTGCCTTTGATTTCACTAAAGTGAAAAGGGG GTCCGACGGCGTCATGAGAACCATGAGCACGGAGAAACTCCTCAAGACCGTCCCCATCATCCAGAACCAGATGGACGTGTTGCTGGACTTCAAT GTGAATGCGAATGAACTCACCAACGGTGTGATCAACGCCGCCTTCATGCTCCTCTTCAAGGACGCCATCCGGCTGTTTGCTGCCTACAACGAGGGCATCATCAACCTCTTGG AGAAGTATTTTGACATGAAGAAAGTCCAGTGCAAAGAGGGACTGGATGTCTACAAGAAGTTCCTCACCCGAATGACAAGAATCTCCGAGTTCCTGAAGGTCGCAGAG CAAGTGGGCATCGACCGAGGGGACATCCCGGACCTGTCTCAG TTTACAGTTTGT GCCCCCAGCAGCTTACTGGACGCCCTGGAGCAGCACTTGGCCTCCTTAGAGGGAAAGAAAGTGAAGGATTCAACAGCAGCGAGCAG GGCGAGCACGCTCTCCAGCGCGGTGTCCTCCCTGGCCAACACGGGCATGTCCTTGACCAGAGTGGACGAGAGGGAAAGACAGGCGGcgctggaagaggagcaggctcGTCTGAAAGCACTGAAa GAACAGCGTCTGAAGGAGCTCCAGAGGAATCCAGCTATAGCGACCACAGACTCGTCCCCTGTCTCTACAGCAGGCGGGACCGTCAACTCGGTCCCAGTTATTGACCTTTTCTCTACTCCCAGCTCCACCAACAG CAACTCGAAAGCAGCAAATGACCTGCTGGATCTGCAACCAGCGTTCCAGCAGCCTCTGTCCATCCCTGCCACCAACACATGGGGAG ACTCCTTCAGTGGGACAAACCCTTATAGAAACACTGCTCTCTTCCAATCTGAACCCCCTGCCTTAGCTGGTCTGTTCAGAG GGTTTCCAGCCTCCCCGACGCCCCAGCAGCCCCAGAACTCTCAAAGCCTCAACGTTGACTTTGACTCGGTGTTTGGCAACAACACCAACGCCAACAACCTGGAGTCCACAG TCACGTCCTTAACCAACCAGAGCACGCCCTTAAATGGCCAGCAGCCCCACAAACTGGTGTCCAACGACTTGGATTCATCTCTAGCCAACCTCGTTGGAA aTTTGGGGATGAGCAACGGGACAGCTAAGAA TGATCTTCACTGGAGCCAGCCTGGGGAGAGGAAGCTGACGGGCGGCACCAACTGGCAGCCCAAGACGGCTCCGTCCACCACCTGGAACCCTGCAAACATG
- the picalma gene encoding phosphatidylinositol binding clathrin assembly protein a isoform X16, with protein MSGQSITDRITAAQHSVTGSAITKTVCKATTHEIMGPKKKHLDYLIQCTNEMNVNIPQLADTLFERTANTSWVVVFKSLTATHNLMVYGNERFIQYLASRNTLFNLSNFLDKSGLQGYDMSTFIRRYSRYLNEKAVSYRQVAFDFTKVKRGSDGVMRTMSTEKLLKTVPIIQNQMDVLLDFNVNANELTNGVINAAFMLLFKDAIRLFAAYNEGIINLLEKYFDMKKVQCKEGLDVYKKFLTRMTRISEFLKVAEQVGIDRGDIPDLSQFTVCAPSSLLDALEQHLASLEGKKVKDSTAASRASTLSSAVSSLANTGMSLTRVDERERQAALEEEQARLKALKEQRLKELQRNPAIATTDSSPVSTAGGTVNSVPVIDLFSTPSSTNSNSKAANDLLDLQPAFQQPLSIPATNTWGGFPASPTPQQPQNSQSLNVDFDSVFGNNTNANNLESTGGILKPTVTSLTNQSTPLNGQQPHKLVSNDLDSSLANLVGNLGMSNGTAKNDLHWSQPGERKLTGGTNWQPKTAPSTTWNPANMAPSVVAFPATTPTGMMAYAMPPQMGSMMMTQPGLLYSQPGIRQANPFGTNPGAQMQFM; from the exons ATGTCTGGACAGAGCATTACGGACCGGATCACCGCTGCCCAGCACAGTGTCACCGGCTCGGCCATCACCAAGACTGTGTGCAAGGCGACCACTCACGAAATCATGGGGCCTAAAAAGAAGCACTTGGATT ATTTGATTCAGTGCACGAACGAGATGAACGTGAACATCCCTCAGCTGGCCGACACCTTGTTTGAGAGGACCGCCAACACCAGCTGGGTGGTGGTGTTCAAGTCCCTCACCGCCACCCACAACCTGATGGTCTACGGCAACGAG agATTTATCCAATATTTGGCATCAAGGAACACACTATTCAACCTCAGTAATTTTTTGGACAAGAGCGGCCTCCAAG GTTACGACATGTCGACGTTCATCCGGAGGTACAGCCGCTACCTGAACGAGAAGGCGGTTTCCTACAGACAAGTTGCCTTTGATTTCACTAAAGTGAAAAGGGG GTCCGACGGCGTCATGAGAACCATGAGCACGGAGAAACTCCTCAAGACCGTCCCCATCATCCAGAACCAGATGGACGTGTTGCTGGACTTCAAT GTGAATGCGAATGAACTCACCAACGGTGTGATCAACGCCGCCTTCATGCTCCTCTTCAAGGACGCCATCCGGCTGTTTGCTGCCTACAACGAGGGCATCATCAACCTCTTGG AGAAGTATTTTGACATGAAGAAAGTCCAGTGCAAAGAGGGACTGGATGTCTACAAGAAGTTCCTCACCCGAATGACAAGAATCTCCGAGTTCCTGAAGGTCGCAGAG CAAGTGGGCATCGACCGAGGGGACATCCCGGACCTGTCTCAG TTTACAGTTTGT GCCCCCAGCAGCTTACTGGACGCCCTGGAGCAGCACTTGGCCTCCTTAGAGGGAAAGAAAGTGAAGGATTCAACAGCAGCGAGCAG GGCGAGCACGCTCTCCAGCGCGGTGTCCTCCCTGGCCAACACGGGCATGTCCTTGACCAGAGTGGACGAGAGGGAAAGACAGGCGGcgctggaagaggagcaggctcGTCTGAAAGCACTGAAa GAACAGCGTCTGAAGGAGCTCCAGAGGAATCCAGCTATAGCGACCACAGACTCGTCCCCTGTCTCTACAGCAGGCGGGACCGTCAACTCGGTCCCAGTTATTGACCTTTTCTCTACTCCCAGCTCCACCAACAG CAACTCGAAAGCAGCAAATGACCTGCTGGATCTGCAACCAGCGTTCCAGCAGCCTCTGTCCATCCCTGCCACCAACACATGGGGAG GGTTTCCAGCCTCCCCGACGCCCCAGCAGCCCCAGAACTCTCAAAGCCTCAACGTTGACTTTGACTCGGTGTTTGGCAACAACACCAACGCCAACAACCTGGAGTCCACAG GCGGCATCCTCAAACCCACAGTCACGTCCTTAACCAACCAGAGCACGCCCTTAAATGGCCAGCAGCCCCACAAACTGGTGTCCAACGACTTGGATTCATCTCTAGCCAACCTCGTTGGAA aTTTGGGGATGAGCAACGGGACAGCTAAGAA TGATCTTCACTGGAGCCAGCCTGGGGAGAGGAAGCTGACGGGCGGCACCAACTGGCAGCCCAAGACGGCTCCGTCCACCACCTGGAACCCTGCAAACATG
- the picalma gene encoding phosphatidylinositol binding clathrin assembly protein a isoform X13, with product MSGQSITDRITAAQHSVTGSAITKTVCKATTHEIMGPKKKHLDYLIQCTNEMNVNIPQLADTLFERTANTSWVVVFKSLTATHNLMVYGNERFIQYLASRNTLFNLSNFLDKSGLQGYDMSTFIRRYSRYLNEKAVSYRQVAFDFTKVKRGSDGVMRTMSTEKLLKTVPIIQNQMDVLLDFNVNANELTNGVINAAFMLLFKDAIRLFAAYNEGIINLLEKYFDMKKVQCKEGLDVYKKFLTRMTRISEFLKVAEQVGIDRGDIPDLSQFTVCAPSSLLDALEQHLASLEGKKVKDSTAASRASTLSSAVSSLANTGMSLTRVDERERQAALEEEQARLKALKEQRLKELQRNPAIATTDSSPVSTAGGTVNSVPVIDLFSTPSSTNSNSKAANDLLDLQPAFQQPLSIPATNTWGDSFSGTNPYRNTALFQSEPPALAGLFRGFPASPTPQQPQNSQSLNVDFDSVFGNNTNANNLESTGGILKPTVTSLTNQSTPLNGQQPHKLVSNDLDSSLANLVGNLGMSNGTAKNDLHWSQPGERKLTGGTNWQPKTAPSTTWNPANMAPSVVAFPATTPTGMMAYAMPPQMGSMMMTQPGLLYSQPGIRQANPFGTNPGAQMQFM from the exons ATGTCTGGACAGAGCATTACGGACCGGATCACCGCTGCCCAGCACAGTGTCACCGGCTCGGCCATCACCAAGACTGTGTGCAAGGCGACCACTCACGAAATCATGGGGCCTAAAAAGAAGCACTTGGATT ATTTGATTCAGTGCACGAACGAGATGAACGTGAACATCCCTCAGCTGGCCGACACCTTGTTTGAGAGGACCGCCAACACCAGCTGGGTGGTGGTGTTCAAGTCCCTCACCGCCACCCACAACCTGATGGTCTACGGCAACGAG agATTTATCCAATATTTGGCATCAAGGAACACACTATTCAACCTCAGTAATTTTTTGGACAAGAGCGGCCTCCAAG GTTACGACATGTCGACGTTCATCCGGAGGTACAGCCGCTACCTGAACGAGAAGGCGGTTTCCTACAGACAAGTTGCCTTTGATTTCACTAAAGTGAAAAGGGG GTCCGACGGCGTCATGAGAACCATGAGCACGGAGAAACTCCTCAAGACCGTCCCCATCATCCAGAACCAGATGGACGTGTTGCTGGACTTCAAT GTGAATGCGAATGAACTCACCAACGGTGTGATCAACGCCGCCTTCATGCTCCTCTTCAAGGACGCCATCCGGCTGTTTGCTGCCTACAACGAGGGCATCATCAACCTCTTGG AGAAGTATTTTGACATGAAGAAAGTCCAGTGCAAAGAGGGACTGGATGTCTACAAGAAGTTCCTCACCCGAATGACAAGAATCTCCGAGTTCCTGAAGGTCGCAGAG CAAGTGGGCATCGACCGAGGGGACATCCCGGACCTGTCTCAG TTTACAGTTTGT GCCCCCAGCAGCTTACTGGACGCCCTGGAGCAGCACTTGGCCTCCTTAGAGGGAAAGAAAGTGAAGGATTCAACAGCAGCGAGCAG GGCGAGCACGCTCTCCAGCGCGGTGTCCTCCCTGGCCAACACGGGCATGTCCTTGACCAGAGTGGACGAGAGGGAAAGACAGGCGGcgctggaagaggagcaggctcGTCTGAAAGCACTGAAa GAACAGCGTCTGAAGGAGCTCCAGAGGAATCCAGCTATAGCGACCACAGACTCGTCCCCTGTCTCTACAGCAGGCGGGACCGTCAACTCGGTCCCAGTTATTGACCTTTTCTCTACTCCCAGCTCCACCAACAG CAACTCGAAAGCAGCAAATGACCTGCTGGATCTGCAACCAGCGTTCCAGCAGCCTCTGTCCATCCCTGCCACCAACACATGGGGAG ACTCCTTCAGTGGGACAAACCCTTATAGAAACACTGCTCTCTTCCAATCTGAACCCCCTGCCTTAGCTGGTCTGTTCAGAG GGTTTCCAGCCTCCCCGACGCCCCAGCAGCCCCAGAACTCTCAAAGCCTCAACGTTGACTTTGACTCGGTGTTTGGCAACAACACCAACGCCAACAACCTGGAGTCCACAG GCGGCATCCTCAAACCCACAGTCACGTCCTTAACCAACCAGAGCACGCCCTTAAATGGCCAGCAGCCCCACAAACTGGTGTCCAACGACTTGGATTCATCTCTAGCCAACCTCGTTGGAA aTTTGGGGATGAGCAACGGGACAGCTAAGAA TGATCTTCACTGGAGCCAGCCTGGGGAGAGGAAGCTGACGGGCGGCACCAACTGGCAGCCCAAGACGGCTCCGTCCACCACCTGGAACCCTGCAAACATG
- the picalma gene encoding phosphatidylinositol binding clathrin assembly protein a isoform X15 — translation MSGQSITDRITAAQHSVTGSAITKTVCKATTHEIMGPKKKHLDYLIQCTNEMNVNIPQLADTLFERTANTSWVVVFKSLTATHNLMVYGNERFIQYLASRNTLFNLSNFLDKSGLQGYDMSTFIRRYSRYLNEKAVSYRQVAFDFTKVKRGSDGVMRTMSTEKLLKTVPIIQNQMDVLLDFNVNANELTNGVINAAFMLLFKDAIRLFAAYNEGIINLLEKYFDMKKVQCKEGLDVYKKFLTRMTRISEFLKVAEQVGIDRGDIPDLSQFTVCAPSSLLDALEQHLASLEGKKVKDSTAASRASTLSSAVSSLANTGMSLTRVDERERQAALEEEQARLKALKEQRLKELQRNPAIATTDSSPVSTAGGTVNSVPVIDLFSTPSSTNSNSKAANDLLDLQPAFQQPLSIPATNTWGGFPASPTPQQPQNSQSLNVDFDSVFGNNTNANNLESTDVLGGILKPTVTSLTNQSTPLNGQQPHKLVSNDLDSSLANLVGNLGMSNGTAKNDLHWSQPGERKLTGGTNWQPKTAPSTTWNPANMAPSVVAFPATTPTGMMAYAMPPQMGSMMMTQPGLLYSQPGIRQANPFGTNPGAQMQFM, via the exons ATGTCTGGACAGAGCATTACGGACCGGATCACCGCTGCCCAGCACAGTGTCACCGGCTCGGCCATCACCAAGACTGTGTGCAAGGCGACCACTCACGAAATCATGGGGCCTAAAAAGAAGCACTTGGATT ATTTGATTCAGTGCACGAACGAGATGAACGTGAACATCCCTCAGCTGGCCGACACCTTGTTTGAGAGGACCGCCAACACCAGCTGGGTGGTGGTGTTCAAGTCCCTCACCGCCACCCACAACCTGATGGTCTACGGCAACGAG agATTTATCCAATATTTGGCATCAAGGAACACACTATTCAACCTCAGTAATTTTTTGGACAAGAGCGGCCTCCAAG GTTACGACATGTCGACGTTCATCCGGAGGTACAGCCGCTACCTGAACGAGAAGGCGGTTTCCTACAGACAAGTTGCCTTTGATTTCACTAAAGTGAAAAGGGG GTCCGACGGCGTCATGAGAACCATGAGCACGGAGAAACTCCTCAAGACCGTCCCCATCATCCAGAACCAGATGGACGTGTTGCTGGACTTCAAT GTGAATGCGAATGAACTCACCAACGGTGTGATCAACGCCGCCTTCATGCTCCTCTTCAAGGACGCCATCCGGCTGTTTGCTGCCTACAACGAGGGCATCATCAACCTCTTGG AGAAGTATTTTGACATGAAGAAAGTCCAGTGCAAAGAGGGACTGGATGTCTACAAGAAGTTCCTCACCCGAATGACAAGAATCTCCGAGTTCCTGAAGGTCGCAGAG CAAGTGGGCATCGACCGAGGGGACATCCCGGACCTGTCTCAG TTTACAGTTTGT GCCCCCAGCAGCTTACTGGACGCCCTGGAGCAGCACTTGGCCTCCTTAGAGGGAAAGAAAGTGAAGGATTCAACAGCAGCGAGCAG GGCGAGCACGCTCTCCAGCGCGGTGTCCTCCCTGGCCAACACGGGCATGTCCTTGACCAGAGTGGACGAGAGGGAAAGACAGGCGGcgctggaagaggagcaggctcGTCTGAAAGCACTGAAa GAACAGCGTCTGAAGGAGCTCCAGAGGAATCCAGCTATAGCGACCACAGACTCGTCCCCTGTCTCTACAGCAGGCGGGACCGTCAACTCGGTCCCAGTTATTGACCTTTTCTCTACTCCCAGCTCCACCAACAG CAACTCGAAAGCAGCAAATGACCTGCTGGATCTGCAACCAGCGTTCCAGCAGCCTCTGTCCATCCCTGCCACCAACACATGGGGAG GGTTTCCAGCCTCCCCGACGCCCCAGCAGCCCCAGAACTCTCAAAGCCTCAACGTTGACTTTGACTCGGTGTTTGGCAACAACACCAACGCCAACAACCTGGAGTCCACAG ACGTTTTAGGCGGCATCCTCAAACCCACAGTCACGTCCTTAACCAACCAGAGCACGCCCTTAAATGGCCAGCAGCCCCACAAACTGGTGTCCAACGACTTGGATTCATCTCTAGCCAACCTCGTTGGAA aTTTGGGGATGAGCAACGGGACAGCTAAGAA TGATCTTCACTGGAGCCAGCCTGGGGAGAGGAAGCTGACGGGCGGCACCAACTGGCAGCCCAAGACGGCTCCGTCCACCACCTGGAACCCTGCAAACATG
- the picalma gene encoding phosphatidylinositol binding clathrin assembly protein a isoform X11, with protein sequence MSGQSITDRITAAQHSVTGSAITKTVCKATTHEIMGPKKKHLDYLIQCTNEMNVNIPQLADTLFERTANTSWVVVFKSLTATHNLMVYGNERFIQYLASRNTLFNLSNFLDKSGLQGYDMSTFIRRYSRYLNEKAVSYRQVAFDFTKVKRGSDGVMRTMSTEKLLKTVPIIQNQMDVLLDFNVNANELTNGVINAAFMLLFKDAIRLFAAYNEGIINLLEKYFDMKKVQCKEGLDVYKKFLTRMTRISEFLKVAEQVGIDRGDIPDLSQFTVCAPSSLLDALEQHLASLEGKKVKDSTAASRASTLSSAVSSLANTGMSLTRVDERERQAALEEEQARLKALKEQRLKELQRNPAIATTDSSPVSTAGGTVNSVPVIDLFSTPSSTNSNSKAANDLLDLQPAFQQPLSIPATNTWGDPFNSSTEAEEEPIPNPFLPLPVVDPVHPTAFSLDSGSLSSWTPNNEALGFPASPTPQQPQNSQSLNVDFDSVFGNNTNANNLESTVTSLTNQSTPLNGQQPHKLVSNDLDSSLANLVGNLGMSNGTAKNDLHWSQPGERKLTGGTNWQPKTAPSTTWNPANMAPSVVAFPATTPTGMMAYAMPPQMGSMMMTQPGLLYSQPGIRQANPFGTNPGAQMQFM encoded by the exons ATGTCTGGACAGAGCATTACGGACCGGATCACCGCTGCCCAGCACAGTGTCACCGGCTCGGCCATCACCAAGACTGTGTGCAAGGCGACCACTCACGAAATCATGGGGCCTAAAAAGAAGCACTTGGATT ATTTGATTCAGTGCACGAACGAGATGAACGTGAACATCCCTCAGCTGGCCGACACCTTGTTTGAGAGGACCGCCAACACCAGCTGGGTGGTGGTGTTCAAGTCCCTCACCGCCACCCACAACCTGATGGTCTACGGCAACGAG agATTTATCCAATATTTGGCATCAAGGAACACACTATTCAACCTCAGTAATTTTTTGGACAAGAGCGGCCTCCAAG GTTACGACATGTCGACGTTCATCCGGAGGTACAGCCGCTACCTGAACGAGAAGGCGGTTTCCTACAGACAAGTTGCCTTTGATTTCACTAAAGTGAAAAGGGG GTCCGACGGCGTCATGAGAACCATGAGCACGGAGAAACTCCTCAAGACCGTCCCCATCATCCAGAACCAGATGGACGTGTTGCTGGACTTCAAT GTGAATGCGAATGAACTCACCAACGGTGTGATCAACGCCGCCTTCATGCTCCTCTTCAAGGACGCCATCCGGCTGTTTGCTGCCTACAACGAGGGCATCATCAACCTCTTGG AGAAGTATTTTGACATGAAGAAAGTCCAGTGCAAAGAGGGACTGGATGTCTACAAGAAGTTCCTCACCCGAATGACAAGAATCTCCGAGTTCCTGAAGGTCGCAGAG CAAGTGGGCATCGACCGAGGGGACATCCCGGACCTGTCTCAG TTTACAGTTTGT GCCCCCAGCAGCTTACTGGACGCCCTGGAGCAGCACTTGGCCTCCTTAGAGGGAAAGAAAGTGAAGGATTCAACAGCAGCGAGCAG GGCGAGCACGCTCTCCAGCGCGGTGTCCTCCCTGGCCAACACGGGCATGTCCTTGACCAGAGTGGACGAGAGGGAAAGACAGGCGGcgctggaagaggagcaggctcGTCTGAAAGCACTGAAa GAACAGCGTCTGAAGGAGCTCCAGAGGAATCCAGCTATAGCGACCACAGACTCGTCCCCTGTCTCTACAGCAGGCGGGACCGTCAACTCGGTCCCAGTTATTGACCTTTTCTCTACTCCCAGCTCCACCAACAG CAACTCGAAAGCAGCAAATGACCTGCTGGATCTGCAACCAGCGTTCCAGCAGCCTCTGTCCATCCCTGCCACCAACACATGGGGAG ATCCTTTCAATTCTTCTACAGAAGCTGAGGAGGAACCCATTCCAaatcctttcctccctctccctgttgTCGATCCTGTCCACCCCACTGCTTTTTCCCTGGACTCTGGCAGCCTGTCCTCTTGGACACCTAATAATGAAGCGCTGG GGTTTCCAGCCTCCCCGACGCCCCAGCAGCCCCAGAACTCTCAAAGCCTCAACGTTGACTTTGACTCGGTGTTTGGCAACAACACCAACGCCAACAACCTGGAGTCCACAG TCACGTCCTTAACCAACCAGAGCACGCCCTTAAATGGCCAGCAGCCCCACAAACTGGTGTCCAACGACTTGGATTCATCTCTAGCCAACCTCGTTGGAA aTTTGGGGATGAGCAACGGGACAGCTAAGAA TGATCTTCACTGGAGCCAGCCTGGGGAGAGGAAGCTGACGGGCGGCACCAACTGGCAGCCCAAGACGGCTCCGTCCACCACCTGGAACCCTGCAAACATG